TCTCCTCGATTAAAAAAGGGTGAAATCGTCATATTGGATCGCTTTTATGACTCCACAACTGCATATCAAGGATATGGACGTAAATCAGCTGAACTGTCACAAATTGAAACCTTAAACAGTTTAGCTACACATCAAACGGTTCCTGATATTACATTCTATCTTCGAATTGATCCTGAAACGGCATCTAAACGTACAGATGGTGGCGAGAAAGATAGAATGGAGAGAGCAGGAGATGATTTTTTCAAAGATGTTTGTGATGGCTATGATGAACTATCAAAACAGGAGAGATTTGAAATCATTGACGCGACCCAGTCACCTGAAATGATACATCAGCAAATCCTGAAAAGAGTTAAAAAGAAATTAAACTAAATTTTTAGTTTAGGTTTTAACCAGTAGAAGAGGGAGGGAAGTACAAAAAGATCGGCCAAAAGTGCCCCTACGATCGTTGTACAAACCAATATACCCATCATTGCGGTAGACGTAAAAGCACTTGTGATGAGTGTTCCAAAACCTGCAACTAAGATTAGGCTGGTAACGACTATAGCTCTACCTGTGCGCACTGTTGTTGCAGTTAAAGACGGAAACATCGCCTTTCTTCTTAAATATTCAATTCTGAATCGTGCCAGGTAGTGTATTGAATCGTCTACGGCAATTCCTAGTGCGATTGTAAAAATAACCGCAGTGGACGGCTTAATATCCACGCCTGCAAAACCCATCACACCTCCAACGATAATGAGAGGAATTAAGTTAGGAACCAATGCAATCAAAGCCATTTTAA
This is a stretch of genomic DNA from Rhodohalobacter barkolensis. It encodes these proteins:
- the tmk gene encoding dTMP kinase, whose product is MLISFEGIDGCGKSTQIELLKTYFKKINTPFSVFREPGGTEISEKIRNLLLHETDEMNSVTELLLFSAARSQLVSEEISPRLKKGEIVILDRFYDSTTAYQGYGRKSAELSQIETLNSLATHQTVPDITFYLRIDPETASKRTDGGEKDRMERAGDDFFKDVCDGYDELSKQERFEIIDATQSPEMIHQQILKRVKKKLN